One window of Saccharopolyspora phatthalungensis genomic DNA carries:
- a CDS encoding arylsulfatase, producing the protein MTNVVLVLADDLGYSDLGCYGGEIRTPNLDAIGRSGVRFSNFYNTARCSPSRASLLTGLHPHQTGIGVLTSNDTPRGYLGSLNDRCATTAEILGAAGYATGMSGKWHLSSEVHTPCAAWPTRRGFDHFFGTLTGCGSYYAPGTLTRGERDASAEFDTPGFFYTDAITTDAVEFVHRSASQPHPFFLYVAYTAPHWPLHAPEADIDSYQGTYDDGWDALRKARLGRLVREGILPEDTELTDRDPTQPPWSAVTDQRWEARRMQTYAAMVERMDRGIGRLRAALEETGQWENTLFVFLSDNGASAEDIGDEHYQSLRNRPENFPGTTRSGEQVFLGNHPESDPGPEDTYASYGTAWANLSNTPFRRYKRWTHEGGIAAPCIVHWPHGGLAAGTVQHAPFQLVDVLPTVLEAAGVDYPQRRQQVELPPLQGVSMLPALRGAESEPHTLFWEHTGNTAVRDGQWKLVREHSQPWELYDVHTDRSELHDLAAERPDLVSKLEIQWEEWASRVGVLPWDDVIALYRERGQTSQHANG; encoded by the coding sequence ATGACGAACGTCGTCCTCGTACTCGCCGACGATCTCGGCTACTCCGATCTCGGCTGCTACGGCGGGGAGATCCGCACCCCGAACCTCGACGCCATCGGCCGCTCGGGCGTGCGGTTCAGCAACTTCTACAACACAGCGCGGTGCAGCCCGTCCCGGGCGTCGTTGCTCACCGGGCTGCACCCACACCAGACCGGGATCGGCGTCCTGACCAGCAACGATACGCCCCGGGGGTATCTCGGCAGCCTCAACGACCGGTGTGCGACCACCGCCGAGATACTCGGTGCCGCCGGCTACGCGACCGGCATGTCAGGCAAGTGGCACCTGTCCTCCGAGGTGCACACACCGTGCGCGGCATGGCCGACTCGGCGCGGGTTCGACCACTTCTTCGGCACCCTCACCGGCTGCGGCAGCTACTACGCCCCGGGCACCCTCACCCGCGGGGAGCGCGACGCAAGCGCCGAGTTCGACACCCCTGGGTTCTTCTACACCGACGCGATCACCACCGACGCCGTGGAATTCGTGCACCGATCCGCGTCGCAACCACACCCGTTCTTCCTCTACGTGGCCTACACAGCGCCGCACTGGCCGCTACACGCCCCGGAAGCCGACATCGACAGCTACCAGGGCACCTACGACGACGGCTGGGACGCGCTCCGGAAGGCCCGGCTGGGGCGGCTGGTCCGGGAAGGCATCCTGCCCGAAGACACCGAGCTGACCGATCGGGACCCGACCCAGCCGCCGTGGTCGGCGGTCACCGATCAACGCTGGGAAGCCCGTCGGATGCAGACCTATGCCGCGATGGTCGAGCGGATGGACCGCGGGATCGGTCGGCTGCGGGCAGCACTGGAAGAAACCGGCCAGTGGGAGAACACGCTGTTCGTGTTCCTCTCCGACAACGGCGCCTCGGCCGAGGACATCGGAGACGAGCACTACCAGAGCCTTCGCAACCGACCGGAGAACTTCCCGGGCACGACCCGGTCCGGAGAGCAGGTGTTCCTGGGCAACCACCCGGAAAGCGACCCCGGCCCGGAAGACACCTACGCCAGTTACGGCACCGCGTGGGCGAACCTGTCCAACACGCCGTTCCGTCGTTACAAACGATGGACGCACGAGGGCGGCATCGCTGCACCGTGCATTGTGCACTGGCCACACGGCGGACTCGCCGCCGGCACCGTCCAACACGCTCCGTTCCAACTCGTGGATGTCCTGCCGACCGTGCTCGAGGCCGCCGGCGTGGACTACCCGCAGCGCCGACAGCAGGTCGAACTCCCACCACTGCAAGGGGTGAGCATGCTGCCTGCGCTGCGCGGCGCGGAGAGCGAGCCGCACACCCTGTTCTGGGAACACACCGGAAACACCGCGGTCCGCGACGGTCAATGGAAGCTGGTACGAGAACACTCCCAGCCGTGGGAGCTCTACGACGTGCACACCGACCGCAGCGAACTGCACGACCTGGCGGCCGAGCGCCCGGATCTGGTATCGAAGCTAGAGATCCAGTGGGAAGAGTGGGCAAGCCGAGTCGGAGTACTTCCCTGGGATGACGTGATCGCGCTCTACCGTGAACGGGGTCAGACGTCCCAGCACGCCAACGGTTGA